TGCAACTCCAGTTCAAGGAAGAGTCCACGTTGTTTGCAACGGTTTTAACGGAACCGGCGCTGCTTTGTATTCCTGCCATGACGTAATTTTGAACCCCGCAGCCTATGATCATTTCATCGGCCCTAAAGACAGCCGTGCTGATGGCGTTATTCTAATTGTTAAACATGAAGACGGCTCTGTACGCGATCGCGCTTCTTCGTATGATGGTGTGCGCGGAAAAAGCCATGATGCTTTCAACTTGTGGATTTCAACTCTTTTCCAAAAACCCATTTTGGAAGCAGGGGTAAACACCGTTCAATATCGTATTTTCTCTGGCAAAATCTTGCTTACTGAAGGTCGCTTTCAAGCGGTCGTGACAAGAGGAGCGGCGCGCACCTGTCCGAACGCTCAATACAACTCGACAGACAACAACGACTGCAACAGCCAATACTCAATTTGTCAGCGATACTTCGAAGAATACAACAACTGCCACCCGTAGCGATGAAAAAGGGCAAGCTGACTGCGTTGTCGGGGTTTGTCCTCGCTCCGACGTAGCTCTGCTACGCCTGCGCTGTGGGAAACCCCTCCGCCTTGCATCTTGCCCTTTTTGATCGCTACTAGAGTTCTCGTTTTGGAAATAAAAAAAGGCTCCCTTTTGAGGAGCCTTTTTTGTTTTTGAATTTAATCGATCGAATTAGTTAGCTTCGTCTTTTAAAGAACCAGCTGGAACTTCTTTGATTTTTACTGACTTGTTCAACAACGCGATCACTTTTTCTTCTGTGATCATGTAAGTCAAACGGCTAGCTTGCTCTGGACGACCGTAGAATTCACGGATGCGTGATTCTTCAATACCAGTTTGTTGAGCGTACTCTGCAAATTTCGCATCAAGATCTTCTTTCTTAGCGAATAGATCGTGTTTTTTAGCGATCGCATCCACTAGGAAAGATGATTGGATCATTTCAGCGGCAGTTTTTTCGAAATCGCTGTCCCATTTATCAAGGTAAGAAGCGAAATCGTTTGGACCCATGCCTTGTTCAGTCATGCGTTTTTTGAAGTCTTCAACCAATGAAGCTTTTTGTTCTTTCATCAAAGAAGGTGGAACTTCAACTGGGTTTTCTTTTACCAACGCTTTAAGAAGGCGGTTTTTGAAAGCATCTTCGATGCGTTTAGTTTCAGTTTGCGATAAATCTTCTTCGATAGATTTTTTCAAAGCATCAAGGTCTTTTGGACCGCCCAAAGTAGCGATGAATTCATCGTTTAGCTCTGGCAATACTTTTGCTTTGATTTCTTTCAAAGTAACTTTGAAGTCTACTGGTTTACCAGCAAGGTCAGCAGAGTGGTATGGATCTGGGAATTTCAAAGAAAGAGTTTTTGTATCGCCAGCTTTCATACCAACGATGCCATCTTCAAAACCTTCGATGAATTGTTTTGCACCAAGCTCTAGATGGTGATCAGTGCCTGAACCGTTTTCAAGAGGTTTACCGTCGATGAATCCTTCAAAATCAACAACAGCAACATCGCCCAATTTCGCTGCGCGAGCTTCAGTCACAGTTTCAAAAGTAGCACGTGAAGCGCGGATGTTTTCCAACACTTGCTCTACTTTTTTAGCGTCGAATTCAAACTTCTCTTTTTCAACTTCAAGACCTTCGTATTTCTTCAAGTTGATTTCTGGACGAACATCAAATGCTGCAGAGAAAGAAAAATCTTTGTTTTCTGTCGGGTCAGCAAATTCAAATTCTGGGTAGCTGATAGGCTCAAGTTTGTGTTCAGTTAAAGCTTCAGCGTAGTGTTTTTGGATCAAATCTTGAACAACGTCTTGTTTTACACGGTCGCCGTACAAGCTTTTAACAGTAGCCAAAGGCGCTTTACCTTTACGGAAGCCTTTGATTGTTACGTCTTTTTGAATACCAGTGAAGATTTTTTGGAAAGCAGATTGTACAGCTGCTGCAGGAATCTCAACATTCAGTTTGCGGGAAAGATTAGAGACTTTTTCTACATTCGATTTCATGTCTTTTTCTCCTAAATTAAAAGCCGCTGGATAGTAGAGTAGGCCCTGCTTTAAGGCAAACTCATCGCACCGCGTAATGCCTATATTTCAGAGGTCATTCACACTCAAAGAACTTATGAAGCAAGAGATTCACTTCGTGACGGGAAAAGGCGGCGTTGGTAAGTCAGTTATAGCCGCTGCTATGGCCTTAAAAAAAAGCCGCGAGGGTAAAAAAGTCCTTCTCGTGGAACTTGGTGATATCAGCTTTTTTAAGGATTTCTTTGACTTACCTTCAGTCGGCTATCAGCCAACGCGCATTAAAGACAACCTGTCAGTAGCCTTGTGGGATGGGGAGGCGGCTTTAAAAGAGTACGCCCGTCACTTCATCAAAGTTGAAGCCATCGTAAAACTATTCTTTGAAAATGCAGTTATGAAAGCCTTGGTCAACGTAGCACCGGGGCTTTCAGAGCTGGCTATCGTCGGAAAAGTCACAAGTGGGCCGCGCAAACACGGGCCTCCACTGCCGTTTGATTGCATTGTTGTTGATGGCTTTGCTACAGGCCACTTCATTGCTTTATTGGAAGCACCTAGGGGCATGGCCCAAGCGGTTCAGTTTGGTCCGATGGGTGAACAAAGCCGCAGTATCGATGCTTGCTTAAGAAATACTGATCTATGCCACTATCACGTTGTTACTTTACCTGAAGAACTTCCAGTCAAAGAAGCCAGCGAACTTATTCATCGCTTGAAAGCAGAATTTTCAGTTTCCGCCGAAATCTTGATGAATAAAATTATTCAAACCAAACTGACTTCAGCAGATTTAAAAGATGCCAAGGCAGAAAATAGTGATTTAGGAAAATTCGCTGAATACTTGGATTATCAGCTGACTCGTCAAAGTGAAATGCTTGAAAGAACCAAGCAAGCTACAGAAAAAGTTCAGCACTTGCCGTTGTTATATGAAACTTACGCTTGGACACTGACTGAAAAAATAGCGGAGGCATTAAAATGAGTTCAGCTATTTTTCAAGAAACCAAAATTTTGGTTTGCGTTGGCAGTGGCGGCGTCGGCAAAACCACGGTGGCAGCATCATTGGCAGTGCTGGCAGCTAAAGAAGGTAAAAAAGTTTTAGTTCTGACCATCGATCCCGCGAAAAGATTAGCGCAAACTTTGGGAATCGAAGGCACTAAAGATGTCACCCGTGTCCCAGGCCAGGATTTTAAAGGCGAACTTTACGCTTCTGTCATCGATCATAAAAAAACGTTTGATGATTTTGTCGCAAGGGCTGCTAAAAAAAGTGAAGCGGTTGAAAAGATCTATAAAAAC
This is a stretch of genomic DNA from Bdellovibrio reynosensis. It encodes these proteins:
- the tig gene encoding trigger factor, whose protein sequence is MKSNVEKVSNLSRKLNVEIPAAAVQSAFQKIFTGIQKDVTIKGFRKGKAPLATVKSLYGDRVKQDVVQDLIQKHYAEALTEHKLEPISYPEFEFADPTENKDFSFSAAFDVRPEINLKKYEGLEVEKEKFEFDAKKVEQVLENIRASRATFETVTEARAAKLGDVAVVDFEGFIDGKPLENGSGTDHHLELGAKQFIEGFEDGIVGMKAGDTKTLSLKFPDPYHSADLAGKPVDFKVTLKEIKAKVLPELNDEFIATLGGPKDLDALKKSIEEDLSQTETKRIEDAFKNRLLKALVKENPVEVPPSLMKEQKASLVEDFKKRMTEQGMGPNDFASYLDKWDSDFEKTAAEMIQSSFLVDAIAKKHDLFAKKEDLDAKFAEYAQQTGIEESRIREFYGRPEQASRLTYMITEEKVIALLNKSVKIKEVPAGSLKDEAN
- a CDS encoding ArsA family ATPase, with amino-acid sequence MKQEIHFVTGKGGVGKSVIAAAMALKKSREGKKVLLVELGDISFFKDFFDLPSVGYQPTRIKDNLSVALWDGEAALKEYARHFIKVEAIVKLFFENAVMKALVNVAPGLSELAIVGKVTSGPRKHGPPLPFDCIVVDGFATGHFIALLEAPRGMAQAVQFGPMGEQSRSIDACLRNTDLCHYHVVTLPEELPVKEASELIHRLKAEFSVSAEILMNKIIQTKLTSADLKDAKAENSDLGKFAEYLDYQLTRQSEMLERTKQATEKVQHLPLLYETYAWTLTEKIAEALK